From the genome of Grus americana isolate bGruAme1 chromosome 9, bGruAme1.mat, whole genome shotgun sequence, one region includes:
- the MUC4 gene encoding mucin-4 isoform X1 → MAVAPTAPVSPAKEVGGLPAPGTAAPRPPATTSPVTTPAPAFGTQRGPATAARTSVHTTAGHRNPAPEPQPTHRPIMPAASLYPFSTEGGDQECIQRMVDFNSPLFKPEIGFPFGKSLRDVLYFTDNGQIIFPPTDNYVPSNPNPPPTGFSGWEGLPMVAAFWDDADFSQGIGTTWYQEYSTLSSTRDPLVRDVEAKIEKYLKTPYVAKWTLKVTWEKAPAYPSRRDDTQTSTYQAVLTTDGNLSFALLLYQDGGMRWDYTKLAAGNVLIGFSSGDGYAQNNELTQKPLAVKYRPDEHSSAGTDVRGLWIYRLDSRSRVNYRLRCLVWLDAQPAPAAWNSKLLPCPCSRPQAELDPRYLWSRGPADASVRMLRTAAPSLAGAGVRCLYQDGSLLEGWQERAWSLPIHPGADRELEAFDWCCRHVGKPLFCARFAEKRPRVGCEGYVPPTPAGAFGDPHITTLDGLTYTFNGLGDFVLLLASDAWTSFVLHGRTARTNMAQATNFVAFAAQYISATITTVEWTLGSQGDIQVLLNNKTIQFSYSQDMGAAVYYSPGVLLVNASSITAIFDGAIAVSISAASGILSVVCSLPDQYCNNTKGLLGVWDHDPADDFQMPNGTSISVNSSEKEIYSYGMTWAVGEHRLFAQPLDSLVMNFTPTFLSQLWQENKSQYQLAASQCHGSKECIYDVLSTGDVALGLATQSLAADFQQKKAVLNAFPPVITGDASLMAFRTERVMRQYRAVGEGARFVPHLSPELNISESGTLTWEPRGTAPFTVSLEAVGSNNLSALLQLRFTLCSCSRSQECDYSNTVTLGQSSLQLAACRCEGGYSGPFCQDPPDPCAQGCFPGVGCDSHTGCGPCPAGLTGDGWHCSDVDECAQGMVCPGNATCTNTVGSYACSCTAGEEDKGPGCGSACDSRSCPEGYCSNGGHCHRHPTTCTPICACPPAFIDQHCLVAGGDFQPLPSTADLPRRSVQLRVRTLQNATAGEVNGTVSAILGSLEVKTFQSNTNITQTTDNNGFTFTVVSEFAYDNRGTVIRFLNEELPRAITSAFNGQRGWREVGTHLLFQHLHRDNITDLVKLSVAELRRYFPCGLYGYKGYRLHYVGTIGFICISPCKMGYCQHGGRCQHLLEGPTCSCLPFSIFSPAGTQCEQLAISLAAFLGILLGALALLCLLLTIACLALHLCRRHCHQHQGVKETFWRPRPFPSLMTAGERAETSCSHSPERHWELQLQAIDPSVQIKIQRPHVRPPSHPSQQP, encoded by the exons ATGGCTGTtgcacccacagccccagtgaGCCCGGCCAAGGAGGTGGGAGGTCTCCCGGCCCCAGGCACTGCAGCACCAAGACCACCAGCCACCACCAGTCCTGTCACCACCCCAGCTCCTGCATTTGGGACACAGAGGGGaccagccacagcagcaaggACATCTGTCCACACCACTGCTGGCCACAGAAATCCTGCCCCTGAGCCACAACCCACCCATAGGCCTATCA TGCCGGCGGCCTCGCTCTACCCTTTCAGCACGGAGGGAGGAGACCAAGAGTGCATACAGAGGATGGTGGATTTTAACTCCCCCCTGTTCAAGCCAGAGATCGGGTTCCCCTTCGGGAAGTCACTGCGGGATGTTCTCTAC TTTACAGATAATGGACAGATCATTTTCCCACCCACGGACAACTATGTCCCCTCCAACCCCAACCCGCCTCCCACAGGCTTCAGTGGCTGGGAGGGTCTGCCGATGGTGGCCGCCTTTTGGGACGACGCAGATTTCTCCCAGGGCATAGGCACCACTTGGTACCAG GAGTACTCTACCCTCAGCTCTACCCGAGACCCCCTTGTCCGTGATGTGGAAGCAAAGATTGAGAAATACCTGAAAACACCCTATGTAGCAAAATGGACCTTGAAGGTGACGTGGGAGAAGGCTCCAGCGTACCCATCCCGGCGGGATGACACTCAG ACGAGCACCTACCAGGCGGTCCTCACCACCGATGGCAACCTCTCCTTCGCCCTGCTGCTCTACCAGGATGGAGGGATGCGGTGGGACTACACCAAGCTGGCTGCAGGCAACGTGCTGATCGGCTTCTCCAG CGGCGATGGCTATGCCCAAAATAATGAGCTGACTCAAAAGCCACTGGCTGTCAAGTACCGACCTGACGAGCACAGCAGCGCTGGCACCG ATGTGCGCGGACTGTGGATATACAGGCTGGACAGTCGCTCCCGGGTGAACTACAGGCTGCGGTGCCTGGTGTGGCTGGATGCACAGCCTGCGCCCGCTGCCTGGAACAGCAAGCTGCTGCCATGCCCCTGCTCCCggccccaggcagagctggaccCCCGCTATCTCTGGAGCAGAG GCCCGGCAGATGCCTCTGTGAGGATGCTGCGCACTGCggcccccagcctggctggagctggggtgCGGTGTCTGTACCAAGATGGGAGCTTGCTCGAAGGCTGGCAGGAGAGAGCCTGGAGCCTCCCCATCCACCCCGGGGCTG acagggagctggaggcattcGACTGGTGCTGCCGGCATGTGGGGAAGCCCCTGTTCTGTGCCAGGTTTGCTGAGAAGAGACCGAGGGTCGGCTGCGAGGGATATGTGCCACCCACCCCCG CTGGTGCCTTTGGGGACCCCCACATCACCACCCTGGATGGACTCACCTACACCTTCAATGGGCTTGGGGActttgtcctgctgctggccagcgATGCCTGGACCAGCTTTGTGCTACATGGGCGCACAGCCCGGACCAACATGGCCCAGGCCACCAACTTTGTGGCCTTCGCTGCCCAGTACATCTCTGCCACCATCACAACA GTTGAGTGGACCTTGGGAAGCCAGGGTGACATCCAAGTCCTCCTGAACAACAAAACGATCCAGTTTTCCTATTCCCAAG ACATGGGTGCCGCAGTATACTACAGCCCCGGTGTTCTGCTGGTCAATGCCTCCTCCATCACGGCCATCTTTGACGGGGCCATCGCTGTCTCCATCTCAGCTGCCTCTGGGATCCTCAGTGTGGTCTGCAGCCTGCCCGATCAGTACTGCAACAACACCAAGGGCCTCCTGG GTGTGTGGGACCACGACCCTGCAGATGACTTCCAGATGCCGAATGGTACCAGCATCTCTGTGAACAGCAGCGAGAAGGAGATCTACAGCTATGGGATGACCT GGGCTGTTGGAGAGCACAGGCTGTTTGCTCAGCCTCTGGACTCATTGGTAATGAACTTCACGCCCACCTTCTTGTCTCAGCTGTGGCAGGAGAACAAAAGCCAGTACCAGCTGGCAGCCTCGCAGTGCCACGGCAGCAAGGAGTGCATCTATGATGTGCTGAGCACAGGGGACGTGGCCTTGGGCCTGGCCACCCAGAGCCTTGCAGCTGACTTTCAGCAGAAGAAGGCAGTACTCA ACGCCTTCCCTCCCGTCATCACTGGTGACGCATCACTCATGGCCTTCAGGACAGAAAGGGTCATGAGGCAGTACCGTGCTGTGGGGGAGGGCGCGCGCTTCGTCCCCCACCTCTCGCCAGAGCTCAACATATCAG AGAGCGGCACCCTGACGTGGGAGCCCCGCGGGACGGCCCCGTTCACCGTCAGCCTGGAGGCTGTCGGGTCCAACAACCTCTCCGCCCTCCTCCAGCTCCGCTTCaccctctgcagctgcagcaggagccaggagTGCGACTACAGCAACACTGTCACCCTGGGGCAGTCCTCCCTGCAG ctggcagcctgcAGGTGTGAGGGCGGCTACTCGGGTCCCTTCTGCCAGGACCCTCCAGACCCCTGTGCCCAGGGATGCTTCCCCGGCGTGGGCTGCGACTCTCACACCGGCTGCGGCCCCTGCCCGGCCGGCCTGACCGGTGACGGGTGGCACTGCTCAG ATGTGGACGAGTGCGCACAGGGGATGGTGTGCCCGGGTAACGCCACCTGCACCAACACAGTGGGCAGCTACgcctgctcctgcacagctGGCGAGGAGG ATAAGGGGCCAGGCTGTGGCTCAGCCTGCGACTCCCGCTCCTGCCCCGAGGGCTACTGCAGCAACGGGGGACACTGCCACCGGCACCccaccacctgcacccccaTCTGCGCCTGCCCCCCGGCTTTCATCGACCAGCACTGCCTGGTGGCAGGGGGGGATTTTCAACCACTGCCCAGCACAG CAGATCTTCCCCGGAGAAGTGTCCAGCTGCGGGTCAGAACACTGCAAAATGCCACTGCCGGGGAAGTCAACGGCACT GTTTCAGCCATCCTGGGCTCCCTGGAGGTAAAGACTTTCCAGAGCAACACCAACATCACCCAGAC GACAGACAACAATGGCTTCACCTTCACGGTGGTGTCCGAGTTTGCCTATGACAACCGTGGCACCGTCATCCGGTTCCTGAACGAGGAGCTGCCGAGGGCCATCACCAGTGCCTTCAACGGGCAACGAGGATGGCGGGAGGTGGGCACACACCTCCTCTTCCAGCACCTGCACCGGGACAACATCACTGACCTGGTGAAGC TGTCAGTGGCTGAGCTGAGGCGCTATTTCCCCTGTGGTCTGTACGGCTACAAAGGCTACCGGCTCCACTACGTGGGGACCATTGGCTTCATCTGCATCTCGCCTTGCAAGATGGGCTACTGCCAGCATGGCGGCCGGTGCCAGCACCTGCTTGAGGGGCCCACGTGCAG CTGCCTCCCCTTCTCCATCTTCTCCCCTGCCGGTACCCAGTGCGAGCAACTGGCCATCAGCCTCGCCGCCTTCCTCGGCATCTTGCTGGgagccctggctctgctctgcctcctgctcacCATCGCCTGCCTGGCCTTGCACCTCTGCCGCCGGCACTGCCACCAGCACCAGGG AGTCAAGGAGACCTTCTGGAGGCCACGACCTTTCCCCT CCCTGATGACAGCAGGAGAGCGGGCAGAGACCTCCTGCTCCCACTCCCCGGAAAGGCATTGGGAACTACAGCTGCAGGCCATCGACCCCTCAGTCCAG ATAAAGATCCAGAGACCCCACGTCAGGCCCCCGAGCCACCCCTCTCAGCAGCCCTAG
- the MUC4 gene encoding mucin-4 isoform X2, with product MAVAPTAPVSPAKEVGGLPAPGTAAPRPPATTSPVTTPAPAFGTQRGPATAARTSVHTTAGHRNPAPEPQPTHRPIMPAASLYPFSTEGGDQECIQRMVDFNSPLFKPEIGFPFGKSLRDVLYFTDNGQIIFPPTDNYVPSNPNPPPTGFSGWEGLPMVAAFWDDADFSQGIGTTWYQEYSTLSSTRDPLVRDVEAKIEKYLKTPYVAKWTLKVTWEKAPAYPSRRDDTQTSTYQAVLTTDGNLSFALLLYQDGGMRWDYTKLAAGNVLIGFSSGDGYAQNNELTQKPLAVKYRPDEHSSAGTGPADASVRMLRTAAPSLAGAGVRCLYQDGSLLEGWQERAWSLPIHPGADRELEAFDWCCRHVGKPLFCARFAEKRPRVGCEGYVPPTPAGAFGDPHITTLDGLTYTFNGLGDFVLLLASDAWTSFVLHGRTARTNMAQATNFVAFAAQYISATITTVEWTLGSQGDIQVLLNNKTIQFSYSQDMGAAVYYSPGVLLVNASSITAIFDGAIAVSISAASGILSVVCSLPDQYCNNTKGLLGVWDHDPADDFQMPNGTSISVNSSEKEIYSYGMTWAVGEHRLFAQPLDSLVMNFTPTFLSQLWQENKSQYQLAASQCHGSKECIYDVLSTGDVALGLATQSLAADFQQKKAVLNAFPPVITGDASLMAFRTERVMRQYRAVGEGARFVPHLSPELNISESGTLTWEPRGTAPFTVSLEAVGSNNLSALLQLRFTLCSCSRSQECDYSNTVTLGQSSLQLAACRCEGGYSGPFCQDPPDPCAQGCFPGVGCDSHTGCGPCPAGLTGDGWHCSDVDECAQGMVCPGNATCTNTVGSYACSCTAGEEDKGPGCGSACDSRSCPEGYCSNGGHCHRHPTTCTPICACPPAFIDQHCLVAGGDFQPLPSTADLPRRSVQLRVRTLQNATAGEVNGTVSAILGSLEVKTFQSNTNITQTTDNNGFTFTVVSEFAYDNRGTVIRFLNEELPRAITSAFNGQRGWREVGTHLLFQHLHRDNITDLVKLSVAELRRYFPCGLYGYKGYRLHYVGTIGFICISPCKMGYCQHGGRCQHLLEGPTCSCLPFSIFSPAGTQCEQLAISLAAFLGILLGALALLCLLLTIACLALHLCRRHCHQHQGVKETFWRPRPFPSLMTAGERAETSCSHSPERHWELQLQAIDPSVQIKIQRPHVRPPSHPSQQP from the exons ATGGCTGTtgcacccacagccccagtgaGCCCGGCCAAGGAGGTGGGAGGTCTCCCGGCCCCAGGCACTGCAGCACCAAGACCACCAGCCACCACCAGTCCTGTCACCACCCCAGCTCCTGCATTTGGGACACAGAGGGGaccagccacagcagcaaggACATCTGTCCACACCACTGCTGGCCACAGAAATCCTGCCCCTGAGCCACAACCCACCCATAGGCCTATCA TGCCGGCGGCCTCGCTCTACCCTTTCAGCACGGAGGGAGGAGACCAAGAGTGCATACAGAGGATGGTGGATTTTAACTCCCCCCTGTTCAAGCCAGAGATCGGGTTCCCCTTCGGGAAGTCACTGCGGGATGTTCTCTAC TTTACAGATAATGGACAGATCATTTTCCCACCCACGGACAACTATGTCCCCTCCAACCCCAACCCGCCTCCCACAGGCTTCAGTGGCTGGGAGGGTCTGCCGATGGTGGCCGCCTTTTGGGACGACGCAGATTTCTCCCAGGGCATAGGCACCACTTGGTACCAG GAGTACTCTACCCTCAGCTCTACCCGAGACCCCCTTGTCCGTGATGTGGAAGCAAAGATTGAGAAATACCTGAAAACACCCTATGTAGCAAAATGGACCTTGAAGGTGACGTGGGAGAAGGCTCCAGCGTACCCATCCCGGCGGGATGACACTCAG ACGAGCACCTACCAGGCGGTCCTCACCACCGATGGCAACCTCTCCTTCGCCCTGCTGCTCTACCAGGATGGAGGGATGCGGTGGGACTACACCAAGCTGGCTGCAGGCAACGTGCTGATCGGCTTCTCCAG CGGCGATGGCTATGCCCAAAATAATGAGCTGACTCAAAAGCCACTGGCTGTCAAGTACCGACCTGACGAGCACAGCAGCGCTGGCACCG GCCCGGCAGATGCCTCTGTGAGGATGCTGCGCACTGCggcccccagcctggctggagctggggtgCGGTGTCTGTACCAAGATGGGAGCTTGCTCGAAGGCTGGCAGGAGAGAGCCTGGAGCCTCCCCATCCACCCCGGGGCTG acagggagctggaggcattcGACTGGTGCTGCCGGCATGTGGGGAAGCCCCTGTTCTGTGCCAGGTTTGCTGAGAAGAGACCGAGGGTCGGCTGCGAGGGATATGTGCCACCCACCCCCG CTGGTGCCTTTGGGGACCCCCACATCACCACCCTGGATGGACTCACCTACACCTTCAATGGGCTTGGGGActttgtcctgctgctggccagcgATGCCTGGACCAGCTTTGTGCTACATGGGCGCACAGCCCGGACCAACATGGCCCAGGCCACCAACTTTGTGGCCTTCGCTGCCCAGTACATCTCTGCCACCATCACAACA GTTGAGTGGACCTTGGGAAGCCAGGGTGACATCCAAGTCCTCCTGAACAACAAAACGATCCAGTTTTCCTATTCCCAAG ACATGGGTGCCGCAGTATACTACAGCCCCGGTGTTCTGCTGGTCAATGCCTCCTCCATCACGGCCATCTTTGACGGGGCCATCGCTGTCTCCATCTCAGCTGCCTCTGGGATCCTCAGTGTGGTCTGCAGCCTGCCCGATCAGTACTGCAACAACACCAAGGGCCTCCTGG GTGTGTGGGACCACGACCCTGCAGATGACTTCCAGATGCCGAATGGTACCAGCATCTCTGTGAACAGCAGCGAGAAGGAGATCTACAGCTATGGGATGACCT GGGCTGTTGGAGAGCACAGGCTGTTTGCTCAGCCTCTGGACTCATTGGTAATGAACTTCACGCCCACCTTCTTGTCTCAGCTGTGGCAGGAGAACAAAAGCCAGTACCAGCTGGCAGCCTCGCAGTGCCACGGCAGCAAGGAGTGCATCTATGATGTGCTGAGCACAGGGGACGTGGCCTTGGGCCTGGCCACCCAGAGCCTTGCAGCTGACTTTCAGCAGAAGAAGGCAGTACTCA ACGCCTTCCCTCCCGTCATCACTGGTGACGCATCACTCATGGCCTTCAGGACAGAAAGGGTCATGAGGCAGTACCGTGCTGTGGGGGAGGGCGCGCGCTTCGTCCCCCACCTCTCGCCAGAGCTCAACATATCAG AGAGCGGCACCCTGACGTGGGAGCCCCGCGGGACGGCCCCGTTCACCGTCAGCCTGGAGGCTGTCGGGTCCAACAACCTCTCCGCCCTCCTCCAGCTCCGCTTCaccctctgcagctgcagcaggagccaggagTGCGACTACAGCAACACTGTCACCCTGGGGCAGTCCTCCCTGCAG ctggcagcctgcAGGTGTGAGGGCGGCTACTCGGGTCCCTTCTGCCAGGACCCTCCAGACCCCTGTGCCCAGGGATGCTTCCCCGGCGTGGGCTGCGACTCTCACACCGGCTGCGGCCCCTGCCCGGCCGGCCTGACCGGTGACGGGTGGCACTGCTCAG ATGTGGACGAGTGCGCACAGGGGATGGTGTGCCCGGGTAACGCCACCTGCACCAACACAGTGGGCAGCTACgcctgctcctgcacagctGGCGAGGAGG ATAAGGGGCCAGGCTGTGGCTCAGCCTGCGACTCCCGCTCCTGCCCCGAGGGCTACTGCAGCAACGGGGGACACTGCCACCGGCACCccaccacctgcacccccaTCTGCGCCTGCCCCCCGGCTTTCATCGACCAGCACTGCCTGGTGGCAGGGGGGGATTTTCAACCACTGCCCAGCACAG CAGATCTTCCCCGGAGAAGTGTCCAGCTGCGGGTCAGAACACTGCAAAATGCCACTGCCGGGGAAGTCAACGGCACT GTTTCAGCCATCCTGGGCTCCCTGGAGGTAAAGACTTTCCAGAGCAACACCAACATCACCCAGAC GACAGACAACAATGGCTTCACCTTCACGGTGGTGTCCGAGTTTGCCTATGACAACCGTGGCACCGTCATCCGGTTCCTGAACGAGGAGCTGCCGAGGGCCATCACCAGTGCCTTCAACGGGCAACGAGGATGGCGGGAGGTGGGCACACACCTCCTCTTCCAGCACCTGCACCGGGACAACATCACTGACCTGGTGAAGC TGTCAGTGGCTGAGCTGAGGCGCTATTTCCCCTGTGGTCTGTACGGCTACAAAGGCTACCGGCTCCACTACGTGGGGACCATTGGCTTCATCTGCATCTCGCCTTGCAAGATGGGCTACTGCCAGCATGGCGGCCGGTGCCAGCACCTGCTTGAGGGGCCCACGTGCAG CTGCCTCCCCTTCTCCATCTTCTCCCCTGCCGGTACCCAGTGCGAGCAACTGGCCATCAGCCTCGCCGCCTTCCTCGGCATCTTGCTGGgagccctggctctgctctgcctcctgctcacCATCGCCTGCCTGGCCTTGCACCTCTGCCGCCGGCACTGCCACCAGCACCAGGG AGTCAAGGAGACCTTCTGGAGGCCACGACCTTTCCCCT CCCTGATGACAGCAGGAGAGCGGGCAGAGACCTCCTGCTCCCACTCCCCGGAAAGGCATTGGGAACTACAGCTGCAGGCCATCGACCCCTCAGTCCAG ATAAAGATCCAGAGACCCCACGTCAGGCCCCCGAGCCACCCCTCTCAGCAGCCCTAG
- the MUC4 gene encoding mucin-4 isoform X3, whose product MAVAPTAPVSPAKEVGGLPAPGTAAPRPPATTSPVTTPAPAFGTQRGPATAARTSVHTTAGHRNPAPEPQPTHRPIMPAASLYPFSTEGGDQECIQRMVDFNSPLFKPEIGFPFGKSLRDVLYFTDNGQIIFPPTDNYVPSNPNPPPTGFSGWEGLPMVAAFWDDADFSQGIGTTWYQEYSTLSSTRDPLVRDVEAKIEKYLKTPYVAKWTLKVTWEKAPAYPSRRDDTQTSTYQAVLTTDGNLSFALLLYQDGGMRWDYTKLAAGNVLIGFSSGDGYAQNNELTQKPLAVKYRPDEHSSAGTDVRGLWIYRLDSRSRVNYRLRCLVWLDAQPAPAAWNSKLLPCPCSRPQAELDPRYLWSRGPADASVRMLRTAAPSLAGAGVRCLYQDGSLLEGWQERAWSLPIHPGADRELEAFDWCCRHVGKPLFCARFAEKRPRVGCEGYVPPTPAGAFGDPHITTLDGLTYTFNGLGDFVLLLASDAWTSFVLHGRTARTNMAQATNFVAFAAQYISATITTVEWTLGSQGDIQVLLNNKTIQFSYSQDMGAAVYYSPGVLLVNASSITAIFDGAIAVSISAASGILSVVCSLPDQYCNNTKGLLGVWDHDPADDFQMPNGTSISVNSSEKEIYSYGMTWAVGEHRLFAQPLDSLVMNFTPTFLSQLWQENKSQYQLAASQCHGSKECIYDVLSTGDVALGLATQSLAADFQQKKAVLNAFPPVITGDASLMAFRTERVMRQYRAVGEGARFVPHLSPELNISESGTLTWEPRGTAPFTVSLEAVGSNNLSALLQLRFTLCSCSRSQECDYSNTVTLGQSSLQLAACRCEGGYSGPFCQDPPDPCAQGCFPGVGCDSHTGCGPCPAGLTGDGWHCSDVDECAQGMVCPGNATCTNTVGSYACSCTAGEEDKGPGCGSACDSRSCPEGYCSNGGHCHRHPTTCTPICACPPAFIDQHCLVAGGDFQPLPSTADLPRRSVQLRVRTLQNATAGEVNGTVSAILGSLEVKTFQSNTNITQTVCFSSPDADKPLERQAPWHLPSPASSLLYHPPNGETEVW is encoded by the exons ATGGCTGTtgcacccacagccccagtgaGCCCGGCCAAGGAGGTGGGAGGTCTCCCGGCCCCAGGCACTGCAGCACCAAGACCACCAGCCACCACCAGTCCTGTCACCACCCCAGCTCCTGCATTTGGGACACAGAGGGGaccagccacagcagcaaggACATCTGTCCACACCACTGCTGGCCACAGAAATCCTGCCCCTGAGCCACAACCCACCCATAGGCCTATCA TGCCGGCGGCCTCGCTCTACCCTTTCAGCACGGAGGGAGGAGACCAAGAGTGCATACAGAGGATGGTGGATTTTAACTCCCCCCTGTTCAAGCCAGAGATCGGGTTCCCCTTCGGGAAGTCACTGCGGGATGTTCTCTAC TTTACAGATAATGGACAGATCATTTTCCCACCCACGGACAACTATGTCCCCTCCAACCCCAACCCGCCTCCCACAGGCTTCAGTGGCTGGGAGGGTCTGCCGATGGTGGCCGCCTTTTGGGACGACGCAGATTTCTCCCAGGGCATAGGCACCACTTGGTACCAG GAGTACTCTACCCTCAGCTCTACCCGAGACCCCCTTGTCCGTGATGTGGAAGCAAAGATTGAGAAATACCTGAAAACACCCTATGTAGCAAAATGGACCTTGAAGGTGACGTGGGAGAAGGCTCCAGCGTACCCATCCCGGCGGGATGACACTCAG ACGAGCACCTACCAGGCGGTCCTCACCACCGATGGCAACCTCTCCTTCGCCCTGCTGCTCTACCAGGATGGAGGGATGCGGTGGGACTACACCAAGCTGGCTGCAGGCAACGTGCTGATCGGCTTCTCCAG CGGCGATGGCTATGCCCAAAATAATGAGCTGACTCAAAAGCCACTGGCTGTCAAGTACCGACCTGACGAGCACAGCAGCGCTGGCACCG ATGTGCGCGGACTGTGGATATACAGGCTGGACAGTCGCTCCCGGGTGAACTACAGGCTGCGGTGCCTGGTGTGGCTGGATGCACAGCCTGCGCCCGCTGCCTGGAACAGCAAGCTGCTGCCATGCCCCTGCTCCCggccccaggcagagctggaccCCCGCTATCTCTGGAGCAGAG GCCCGGCAGATGCCTCTGTGAGGATGCTGCGCACTGCggcccccagcctggctggagctggggtgCGGTGTCTGTACCAAGATGGGAGCTTGCTCGAAGGCTGGCAGGAGAGAGCCTGGAGCCTCCCCATCCACCCCGGGGCTG acagggagctggaggcattcGACTGGTGCTGCCGGCATGTGGGGAAGCCCCTGTTCTGTGCCAGGTTTGCTGAGAAGAGACCGAGGGTCGGCTGCGAGGGATATGTGCCACCCACCCCCG CTGGTGCCTTTGGGGACCCCCACATCACCACCCTGGATGGACTCACCTACACCTTCAATGGGCTTGGGGActttgtcctgctgctggccagcgATGCCTGGACCAGCTTTGTGCTACATGGGCGCACAGCCCGGACCAACATGGCCCAGGCCACCAACTTTGTGGCCTTCGCTGCCCAGTACATCTCTGCCACCATCACAACA GTTGAGTGGACCTTGGGAAGCCAGGGTGACATCCAAGTCCTCCTGAACAACAAAACGATCCAGTTTTCCTATTCCCAAG ACATGGGTGCCGCAGTATACTACAGCCCCGGTGTTCTGCTGGTCAATGCCTCCTCCATCACGGCCATCTTTGACGGGGCCATCGCTGTCTCCATCTCAGCTGCCTCTGGGATCCTCAGTGTGGTCTGCAGCCTGCCCGATCAGTACTGCAACAACACCAAGGGCCTCCTGG GTGTGTGGGACCACGACCCTGCAGATGACTTCCAGATGCCGAATGGTACCAGCATCTCTGTGAACAGCAGCGAGAAGGAGATCTACAGCTATGGGATGACCT GGGCTGTTGGAGAGCACAGGCTGTTTGCTCAGCCTCTGGACTCATTGGTAATGAACTTCACGCCCACCTTCTTGTCTCAGCTGTGGCAGGAGAACAAAAGCCAGTACCAGCTGGCAGCCTCGCAGTGCCACGGCAGCAAGGAGTGCATCTATGATGTGCTGAGCACAGGGGACGTGGCCTTGGGCCTGGCCACCCAGAGCCTTGCAGCTGACTTTCAGCAGAAGAAGGCAGTACTCA ACGCCTTCCCTCCCGTCATCACTGGTGACGCATCACTCATGGCCTTCAGGACAGAAAGGGTCATGAGGCAGTACCGTGCTGTGGGGGAGGGCGCGCGCTTCGTCCCCCACCTCTCGCCAGAGCTCAACATATCAG AGAGCGGCACCCTGACGTGGGAGCCCCGCGGGACGGCCCCGTTCACCGTCAGCCTGGAGGCTGTCGGGTCCAACAACCTCTCCGCCCTCCTCCAGCTCCGCTTCaccctctgcagctgcagcaggagccaggagTGCGACTACAGCAACACTGTCACCCTGGGGCAGTCCTCCCTGCAG ctggcagcctgcAGGTGTGAGGGCGGCTACTCGGGTCCCTTCTGCCAGGACCCTCCAGACCCCTGTGCCCAGGGATGCTTCCCCGGCGTGGGCTGCGACTCTCACACCGGCTGCGGCCCCTGCCCGGCCGGCCTGACCGGTGACGGGTGGCACTGCTCAG ATGTGGACGAGTGCGCACAGGGGATGGTGTGCCCGGGTAACGCCACCTGCACCAACACAGTGGGCAGCTACgcctgctcctgcacagctGGCGAGGAGG ATAAGGGGCCAGGCTGTGGCTCAGCCTGCGACTCCCGCTCCTGCCCCGAGGGCTACTGCAGCAACGGGGGACACTGCCACCGGCACCccaccacctgcacccccaTCTGCGCCTGCCCCCCGGCTTTCATCGACCAGCACTGCCTGGTGGCAGGGGGGGATTTTCAACCACTGCCCAGCACAG CAGATCTTCCCCGGAGAAGTGTCCAGCTGCGGGTCAGAACACTGCAAAATGCCACTGCCGGGGAAGTCAACGGCACT GTTTCAGCCATCCTGGGCTCCCTGGAGGTAAAGACTTTCCAGAGCAACACCAACATCACCCAGAC agtCTGTTTTTCCAGCCCTGACGCTGATAAACCCTTGGAGAGACAAGCCCCATGGCACCTTCCATCTCCTGCCTCATCCCTTCTTTACCACCCCCcaaatggggaaactgaggtaTGGTGA